A window of Caretta caretta isolate rCarCar2 chromosome 11, rCarCar1.hap1, whole genome shotgun sequence contains these coding sequences:
- the LOC142068491 gene encoding uncharacterized protein LOC142068491: MQSSSAQVTMMESQNRKRAPAWTEREVRDLIAVWGEESVLSELRSSFRNAKTFLKISQGMKDRGHNRDPKQCRVKLKELRQAYQKTREANSRSGSEPQTCRFYDELHAILGGSATTTPAVLFDSFNGDGGNTEVGFGDEEDDDEEVVDSSQQASGETGFPDSQELFLTLDLEPVPPEPTQGCLLDSAGGEGTSAACVSMITGSSPSQRLVKLRKKKKRTRDEMFSELMLSSHTDRAQTNAWRQIMSECRKAQNDREERWRAEESKWRAEESKWRAEDRAEAQRWRQRDERRQDSMLRLLQDRTSMLQCMVELQQRQLEHRLPLQSLCNQPPSSPSSIASTPRRPRTRWGGLRPTSHSTTEDCPKKRRLSFNKF; the protein is encoded by the exons atgcagagctcatcagcacaggtgaccatgatggagtcccagaatcgcaaaagagctccagcatggactgaacgggaggtacgggatctgatcgctgtttggggagaggaatccgtgctatcagaactccgttccagttttcgaaatgccaaaacctttctgaaaatctcccagggcatgaaggacagaggccataacagggacccgaagcagtgccgcgtgaaactgaaggagctgaggcaagcctaccagaaaaccagagaggcgaacagccgctctgggtcagagccccaaacatgccgcttctatgatgagctgcatgccattttagggggttcagccaccactaccccagccgtgttgtttgactccttcaatggagatggaggcaatacagaagtaggttttggggacgaagaagatgatgatgaggaggttgtagatagctcacagcaagcaagcggagaaaccggttttcccgacagccaggaactgtttctcaccctagacctggagccagtaccccccgaacccacccaaggctgcctcctggactcagcaggcggagaagggacctctg ctgcatgtgtttcaatgattacaggatcttctccttcccagaggctagtgaagcttagaaagaaaaaaaaacgcactcgcgatgaaatgttctccgagctcatgctgtcctcccacactgacagagcacagacgaatgcgtggaggcaaataatgtcagagtgcaggaaagcacaaaatgaccgggaggagaggtggagggctgaagagagtaagtggcgggctgaagagagtaagtggcgggctgaagacagggctgaagctcaaaggtggcggcagcgtgatgagaggaggcaggattcaatgctgaggctgctgcaggaccgaaccagtatgctccagtgtatggttgagctgcagcaaaggcagctggagcacagactgccactgcagtccctctgtaaccaaccgccctcctccccaagttccatagcctccacacccagacgcccaagaacgcggtgggggggcctccggccaaccagccactccaccacagaggattgcccaaaaaaaagaaggctgtcattcaataaattttaa